A region of Candidatus Roizmanbacteria bacterium DNA encodes the following proteins:
- the radC gene encoding DNA repair protein RadC, which produces MNNKLVPTHILPREKLKRFGAAQLKDYELIALLLRTGISKKNVLDLSREILDGKQIEGLTSMTLSELGRINGLGQSKAASLIAAFEIGKRLYSAVSHEEVTINSPSDVSDQLREIRSKAKEHFVAFLLNARNQLMRKEIISIGTLSASLVHPREVFEPAISYKSAAIIVAHNHPSGDPTPSDADIKITAQLAEAGNILGIEILDHVIVTGEKYLSMKAEGYIK; this is translated from the coding sequence ATGAATAACAAGCTTGTACCGACACATATCCTTCCCAGGGAAAAACTGAAAAGGTTCGGAGCAGCTCAGCTCAAAGATTATGAGTTAATCGCACTGCTTCTTCGGACTGGTATCTCCAAGAAAAACGTTTTGGATTTATCACGGGAAATACTGGACGGAAAACAAATCGAGGGCCTCACTTCAATGACTTTGAGTGAGTTAGGGCGTATTAACGGATTGGGACAAAGCAAAGCCGCCTCACTTATTGCCGCTTTTGAAATCGGCAAACGGTTGTATTCTGCAGTATCGCATGAAGAAGTGACAATCAACTCGCCTTCTGATGTATCTGATCAGCTGAGAGAGATACGGTCAAAAGCAAAAGAGCATTTTGTAGCCTTTCTGCTAAACGCCCGGAATCAGCTTATGAGAAAGGAAATCATTTCAATCGGTACTCTGAGTGCAAGCCTTGTCCACCCGAGGGAAGTATTTGAGCCGGCAATTTCGTATAAATCGGCAGCAATTATTGTCGCACACAATCATCCGTCAGGAGATCCCACACCATCTGATGCCGATATCAAAATTACAGCTCAACTTGCAGAAGCAGGAAATATTTTGGGCATTGAAATACTAGATCACGTGATTGTCACCGGTGAAAAATATCTCAGTATGAAAGCAGAAGGGTATATAAAATGA
- a CDS encoding thermonuclease family protein — translation MTKNVKLWQLYIVPFLVILAMMVAELAKTEYAKHLPFDQIAKETNALAEIDYRSMQRATVSRVIDGDTVELETGEKVRYIGVDTPETKHPNKPVQCFGREAAQKNKELVEGKEILLEKDVSETDRYGRLLRYIYLPNPEATDEAIFVNELLIEQGFAQVITYPPDVKYHPLLLQAQQQAQSEEKGLWGSCN, via the coding sequence ATGACAAAAAATGTCAAACTATGGCAGCTGTACATCGTTCCTTTTTTGGTCATCCTGGCGATGATGGTTGCCGAACTGGCGAAGACCGAATACGCAAAGCACCTGCCGTTTGACCAAATCGCCAAAGAGACCAATGCTCTGGCCGAAATCGATTACAGAAGTATGCAGCGGGCCACCGTTTCACGTGTCATTGACGGTGACACAGTAGAGCTTGAGACGGGAGAAAAAGTCAGATACATCGGAGTGGATACACCGGAAACAAAGCATCCCAACAAACCAGTACAGTGTTTCGGCAGGGAAGCCGCACAAAAAAACAAGGAACTTGTCGAAGGGAAGGAAATCCTTCTTGAAAAAGATGTCTCGGAAACTGACCGGTACGGCAGACTGTTGCGATACATTTATCTCCCCAATCCTGAAGCGACCGATGAGGCCATTTTCGTAAACGAACTTCTGATTGAGCAGGGCTTTGCTCAGGTGATCACCTATCCTCCGGATGTGAAGTACCATCCGCTCCTTCTTCAAGCTCAGCAGCAGGCACAATCTGAAGAAAAGGGCTTATGGGGCTCCTGCAACTAA
- a CDS encoding YibE/F family protein: MKRILSCLTVFFFLWNIFLPGSVHAQNQDPIRATITELSNGNIVVEISEGDRAGQELQVLQFDEKQIENQGLHKGDQVLVNFIEGPGGREQVIIVDQFRLWPLAALFFLFLGVVVVIGRRKGFFSFLGMAFSFLIIAQMIVPQILLGNNPILISLVASLLVIPITFYISHGIKRKTTIAVISTFLALVFTAILAVVFVNLAKLTGYSAEEATFITAQQGDTINIQALLLAGIIIGAMGVLDDITISQTSIVSKLKKANPKFSRWELFRESMDVGHDHIASLVNTLVLVYVGASLPLFVLFSSSQFGTLSDVMNMEIVATEIVRTLVSSIGIVSAVPLTTLLAVWYIKD, translated from the coding sequence ATGAAACGAATTCTAAGTTGCCTTACCGTTTTTTTCTTCCTTTGGAATATTTTTTTACCGGGCTCCGTGCATGCGCAAAATCAGGATCCGATTCGGGCGACGATTACCGAATTGTCAAACGGGAATATTGTGGTGGAGATCAGTGAAGGTGATCGTGCCGGACAGGAGCTGCAGGTCTTGCAGTTTGATGAAAAGCAGATTGAAAATCAGGGTCTGCATAAAGGTGATCAGGTGCTTGTAAATTTCATAGAGGGTCCCGGAGGTCGGGAACAGGTGATAATTGTCGATCAGTTCAGGCTGTGGCCGCTTGCCGCACTATTCTTCCTTTTCTTAGGAGTTGTTGTTGTGATAGGACGTAGGAAAGGGTTCTTTTCGTTTCTCGGGATGGCATTCTCGTTTCTCATCATCGCACAGATGATTGTACCGCAGATTCTTCTCGGCAATAATCCGATACTGATTTCATTAGTTGCTTCCCTTCTTGTCATCCCTATCACCTTTTATATTTCACACGGCATTAAACGGAAAACGACGATCGCTGTTATCAGTACCTTTTTGGCACTGGTTTTCACTGCCATTTTAGCCGTTGTCTTTGTAAATCTGGCAAAACTGACGGGATATTCGGCAGAAGAGGCGACCTTCATAACAGCACAGCAGGGAGATACTATCAACATCCAGGCACTTCTTCTTGCCGGTATTATCATTGGTGCGATGGGGGTTTTGGACGATATTACAATATCTCAGACTTCAATCGTATCAAAGCTCAAGAAAGCGAATCCGAAGTTCTCGAGGTGGGAGCTGTTTCGGGAATCCATGGACGTCGGACATGATCACATTGCATCGCTGGTAAATACATTAGTTCTTGTGTATGTCGGTGCATCACTTCCGCTTTTTGTACTGTTTTCAAGTTCCCAGTTCGGAACGCTTTCTGATGTGATGAATATGGAGATCGTTGCTACGGAAATTGTTCGTACATTGGTCAGTAGTATCGGGATAGTATCGGCGGTCCCTTTGACAACTCTTCTTGCTGTCTGGTATATCAAAGATTAG
- a CDS encoding quinone-dependent dihydroorotate dehydrogenase: protein MSKLHKNLQLAIFIAVLIGLIDASYLTYKHFYEPLATCHIGFLGDCGTVLRSEYSIMFGVPLAIWGIIQYAAIGYFAWLSFTSESAFYKRLLFFQTALGFIFSLYFVYIQIGIIGALCQYCLLSALTSTFLYIVVRMRFQKEYRSFVLAKIEFLYKLAVKPFFFLLPAEFVHEQAMFWGPIFGNIPVIRRIFTHFFKYQNPKLQVKIGKIRFDNPIGLAAGYDYNAVFTGILPAVGFGFQTVGTISNKPCEGNASPRLGRLPKSQSLLVNKGFRNPGADHIIEKFEGKKFEFPVGISVGRTNTEETNTLEKAVDDIVQAFKKFEKSKLKNSYYELNISCPNLKGNLSLYPPENLKKLLKAVEKVKLSKPVFVKMPIEKTDEEVRGMLKAISSFKYITGVIFGNLQKDRKDGSFHKDEIAQAGKGNFSGKPTFRRSNELIKLAYREFGERFVIIGCGGVFTPEDAYRKIRYGATLVQMITGMIYEGPQRISQINHGLVDMMKEDGFENISEAVGVDA from the coding sequence ATGTCAAAACTCCACAAAAACCTTCAACTTGCAATATTTATTGCAGTGCTGATCGGATTGATCGATGCAAGCTATCTCACTTACAAACATTTTTATGAACCGCTGGCGACCTGTCATATCGGGTTTTTGGGAGACTGCGGAACCGTACTCCGGAGCGAATACTCAATCATGTTCGGGGTTCCGCTTGCGATCTGGGGTATCATTCAGTATGCTGCGATCGGCTATTTTGCGTGGCTGTCATTTACTTCTGAAAGTGCTTTTTACAAGCGTCTACTTTTTTTTCAAACCGCACTCGGTTTCATTTTTTCACTGTATTTCGTATATATTCAGATAGGCATCATCGGAGCATTGTGTCAGTACTGCTTACTTTCGGCCTTGACCAGTACCTTTCTGTATATCGTGGTCCGAATGCGGTTTCAGAAAGAATACCGTTCCTTCGTGCTTGCCAAAATAGAATTTTTGTATAAATTGGCCGTAAAGCCCTTTTTCTTCCTGCTTCCCGCTGAATTTGTCCATGAACAGGCGATGTTCTGGGGACCGATATTCGGAAATATCCCCGTGATAAGACGCATCTTTACACATTTTTTCAAGTACCAAAATCCAAAACTTCAGGTAAAAATCGGGAAAATCCGGTTCGATAATCCCATCGGTCTTGCCGCCGGATATGATTACAACGCCGTATTTACCGGAATTCTCCCGGCTGTCGGATTCGGTTTTCAGACGGTGGGAACTATCAGCAACAAACCCTGTGAAGGAAATGCATCGCCTCGCCTCGGCAGACTTCCGAAATCGCAGTCACTTCTCGTCAACAAAGGATTCCGTAATCCGGGTGCTGACCATATCATTGAAAAATTTGAAGGAAAAAAATTTGAGTTTCCCGTGGGGATAAGTGTCGGAAGAACAAATACGGAAGAGACAAACACTCTTGAAAAAGCCGTTGATGACATCGTTCAGGCTTTTAAAAAATTCGAAAAATCAAAACTGAAAAACAGTTATTATGAACTCAACATTAGTTGTCCCAATCTGAAAGGGAATCTGAGTCTTTATCCGCCTGAAAATTTGAAGAAACTTCTAAAGGCAGTCGAAAAGGTCAAGCTAAGCAAGCCGGTATTTGTCAAAATGCCGATTGAAAAGACCGATGAAGAGGTACGGGGGATGCTGAAAGCAATTTCATCGTTCAAGTATATAACCGGCGTCATTTTCGGAAATCTTCAAAAGGACCGGAAAGACGGATCCTTTCACAAAGATGAGATTGCACAAGCCGGAAAAGGAAATTTCAGCGGAAAGCCGACCTTCAGACGCTCGAACGAACTGATAAAACTGGCGTACCGTGAATTCGGAGAAAGGTTTGTCATCATAGGCTGCGGCGGAGTATTCACACCGGAAGATGCCTACCGCAAGATCAGATACGGTGCGACTCTCGTTCAGATGATCACCGGCATGATTTATGAAGGGCCGCAGCGGATATCACAAATCAATCACGGTCTTGTCGACATGATGAAAGAAGACGGTTTTGAGAACATATCCGAAGCAGTCGGAGTTGATGCCTAA
- a CDS encoding lamin tail domain-containing protein, translated as MKTHVLKLLILIILLALPRIPGTSSSYIDTESASVSMAAGVWEVEEEEPDVTGTVVINEIMWMGSSAHDNDEWIELRNMTNETVNLSGWYFTGAGAGSSIITLTGSIAPNGYYLVSNYNPNSPQSALHNSIVLDQPTANLSFLQTGEVISLYDSTHVLVDQTPTGNWAAGVDGPPLFQSMERNSDPTTGWHTRISDGCNNVGFWDVEGSNYGTPRAENLSENDPSLRIASAFSEAVILPPEINYFAKREDGKTVSFSLSNIGAFTQMEYTLTYIAYDKEQGIGPSLVDVSGQNHYQSPDIDLATCSDGICTYDENTNQFLLEVTFTNAQGDVRTLTSSF; from the coding sequence ATGAAAACCCATGTACTCAAGCTGCTCATACTGATAATACTGCTAGCACTTCCCCGAATACCCGGGACGAGTTCTTCATATATCGATACCGAATCCGCAAGCGTTTCTATGGCCGCCGGTGTTTGGGAGGTCGAGGAAGAAGAGCCGGATGTTACGGGAACAGTCGTCATCAATGAAATCATGTGGATGGGATCCAGCGCTCATGATAATGATGAATGGATCGAACTCAGAAATATGACAAATGAGACCGTAAATCTGTCAGGATGGTATTTTACAGGAGCGGGCGCAGGGTCAAGTATTATCACACTGACAGGAAGCATCGCACCAAACGGGTATTACCTCGTCAGTAATTACAATCCCAATAGTCCTCAATCGGCTCTTCATAATAGCATTGTCCTTGATCAGCCGACGGCAAATCTTTCATTTCTACAGACAGGGGAAGTGATTTCCCTGTATGACAGCACACATGTTTTAGTCGATCAGACGCCTACAGGGAACTGGGCTGCGGGAGTTGACGGACCGCCACTTTTCCAATCGATGGAAAGAAACAGTGACCCGACAACAGGCTGGCACACCCGTATATCTGACGGTTGCAATAATGTCGGGTTTTGGGATGTTGAAGGAAGCAATTACGGCACGCCGCGTGCAGAGAATCTTTCTGAAAACGATCCGTCACTTCGTATTGCATCGGCATTTTCTGAAGCAGTTATTTTGCCCCCGGAAATAAATTACTTTGCGAAAAGGGAAGACGGTAAAACGGTCTCATTCAGTCTTTCAAATATAGGTGCATTCACACAGATGGAATATACCCTTACCTACATTGCTTATGATAAGGAGCAAGGCATCGGTCCGAGTTTAGTAGATGTATCGGGACAAAACCATTACCAAAGTCCTGACATTGACCTCGCGACCTGTTCAGATGGAATATGCACCTATGATGAAAATACTAATCAATTTTTACTTGAAGTCACATTCACTAATGCTCAGGGAGACGTAAGAACATTAACAAGTTCATTCTAA
- a CDS encoding signal peptidase I translates to MNNLKKISKIIYNFVVVLLIVIAVFSAASVLDIPGGVKMYVVESGSMEPVIMTKSVVFVRQFEKYQKEDIITFADANNETVTHRIIGVNTDQETTFTTKGDANDVPDGVEVPSGSVKGKVILSVPYLGYPIAFAKTQTGLIALVVIPATIIIYSELMTIKNEAIRLLRERKKRKLSLIENAEVAVGMEVMEVQDEIKSTEEKIERKLFKKKNNKKK, encoded by the coding sequence ATGAATAATTTAAAAAAAATATCAAAAATTATATACAACTTTGTAGTTGTACTGCTTATCGTGATAGCTGTCTTCTCTGCTGCGTCAGTACTTGATATTCCTGGTGGCGTGAAGATGTATGTTGTTGAGTCAGGTTCAATGGAACCAGTAATTATGACAAAAAGTGTGGTCTTTGTTCGACAGTTCGAAAAATATCAAAAGGAAGACATAATTACATTTGCTGATGCGAACAACGAGACAGTAACTCATAGAATTATCGGTGTTAATACTGATCAAGAAACGACTTTTACAACAAAAGGAGATGCGAATGACGTACCAGATGGAGTTGAAGTGCCTTCAGGGTCAGTAAAAGGGAAAGTTATACTCTCAGTTCCATATCTAGGTTATCCGATAGCTTTTGCCAAAACTCAAACAGGTCTTATCGCTCTTGTAGTCATTCCTGCCACGATCATCATTTATAGCGAACTGATGACTATCAAAAATGAAGCAATCAGACTTCTCAGGGAAAGAAAAAAGAGAAAACTGTCGCTCATAGAAAATGCAGAAGTGGCCGTAGGCATGGAGGTTATGGAGGTGCAGGATGAGATAAAATCTACGGAAGAAAAAATTGAGCGCAAACTGTTTAAGAAAAAAAATAACAAGAAAAAATGA
- a CDS encoding NAD(P)/FAD-dependent oxidoreductase, whose protein sequence is MHIAIIGAGFTGLSAAYELQKENIDITVYEKESEPGGLAIGYKKEEWDWALEKHYHHIFTSDKAIRDLAKQIGVDFRFFRPNTSSLVDGNIYQLDSPLKVMEFPKLSIAERLRMGAVLGYLRYLADWREIEKYKAHDWLLANMGEKSYRMLWEPLMVSKFGPFYKDISLAWFWARVKARSPQLGYPEGGFQNMVEVLAEKIEERGGVIRYNTPTHKLAQKDGKAVVKINGATYEYDAVIVTVPNILFSKMTPDLPDEYHEKLLSFEGIGAVNMVLEMDKPFFDTDVYWLSICEKEYPFLAVVEHTNLIEKEHYNNRHIVYVGNYLPHDHEYFSKSPKELLEIYDPYLKKLNFQYRSALKDITVFKVPFAQPIVTPNFSEKVLPFDTPIENMYLANIQQVYPWDRGTNFAVDMGRQVAGHIVNKYKSK, encoded by the coding sequence ATGCATATCGCAATCATCGGAGCAGGCTTTACCGGCCTTTCAGCAGCCTACGAACTGCAAAAAGAGAATATTGATATTACGGTTTATGAAAAAGAGTCCGAACCGGGAGGGCTTGCTATCGGATACAAAAAAGAGGAATGGGACTGGGCACTTGAAAAGCACTACCATCATATATTTACTTCTGACAAAGCAATCAGAGATCTTGCAAAACAGATCGGAGTCGATTTCCGATTCTTTCGCCCGAATACATCATCTCTGGTTGACGGAAATATTTATCAACTGGATTCTCCTCTCAAAGTGATGGAGTTCCCGAAATTGAGTATTGCTGAGAGGCTTCGCATGGGAGCAGTCCTGGGGTATCTGCGGTACTTGGCCGACTGGAGGGAAATTGAAAAGTATAAAGCGCACGATTGGTTATTGGCAAACATGGGAGAGAAGTCATACCGTATGTTGTGGGAACCTCTGATGGTCTCCAAATTTGGCCCGTTTTATAAAGATATTTCACTCGCATGGTTTTGGGCACGGGTGAAGGCACGGTCTCCGCAACTCGGATATCCTGAAGGCGGATTCCAGAACATGGTGGAGGTTCTGGCTGAAAAGATAGAAGAACGCGGCGGGGTGATAAGATACAATACTCCGACACACAAACTGGCTCAGAAAGACGGCAAAGCAGTTGTGAAAATTAACGGCGCAACTTATGAATATGATGCCGTGATTGTCACGGTCCCGAATATTCTGTTTTCGAAGATGACTCCTGACCTTCCTGATGAATATCATGAAAAGCTGCTGTCATTCGAAGGGATCGGTGCCGTCAATATGGTTTTGGAGATGGACAAACCGTTTTTTGATACGGATGTCTACTGGCTCAGTATCTGCGAAAAAGAGTATCCATTTCTGGCGGTTGTGGAGCATACTAATCTTATTGAAAAAGAACACTACAATAACAGGCATATCGTGTACGTGGGGAATTACCTGCCGCATGATCATGAATATTTCTCGAAATCACCCAAAGAACTGCTTGAGATCTATGATCCGTACCTCAAAAAACTAAATTTTCAGTATCGTTCCGCCCTCAAAGATATAACCGTATTTAAAGTCCCGTTTGCGCAGCCGATAGTAACCCCGAATTTCTCCGAAAAAGTCCTGCCTTTTGATACTCCTATAGAAAATATGTATCTGGCAAACATCCAACAGGTGTATCCCTGGGATCGCGGAACGAACTTCGCAGTCGACATGGGGCGCCAGGTAGCAGGTCATATAGTAAACAAATACAAGTCAAAATAG
- a CDS encoding uracil-DNA glycosylase, whose product MTTAKSKQQRLDELAKLIGKCSECKKDTVGKLVFGEGNPDADVMFVGEAPGKQEAVSGRPFIGRSGKLLRSMIRSIGLKEQNVYITSPVKYLPKRGTPSKKQIDHSREKFMQQVAIIDPQIMVLLGKTAVSAVLGKDIPILKQRGTVIEENNRRILITLHPAAVLRFPNKYRDFFTDDFRKIKSLISTP is encoded by the coding sequence ATGACTACTGCAAAATCAAAACAGCAACGGCTTGATGAACTGGCAAAGCTGATCGGAAAATGCAGTGAATGTAAAAAGGATACCGTCGGAAAGCTTGTTTTCGGAGAAGGCAATCCCGATGCAGATGTCATGTTTGTGGGAGAGGCTCCGGGGAAGCAGGAAGCGGTAAGCGGAAGGCCCTTTATCGGACGCTCGGGTAAACTTTTGCGCTCCATGATCCGCAGTATCGGACTTAAAGAACAAAACGTATATATCACCAGTCCCGTAAAGTATCTCCCTAAGAGGGGTACGCCGAGTAAAAAGCAGATAGATCATTCCCGAGAAAAGTTCATGCAGCAAGTTGCTATCATTGATCCTCAAATCATGGTACTTCTGGGGAAAACTGCCGTTTCAGCCGTGCTCGGAAAAGATATTCCTATCTTGAAACAGCGCGGAACTGTCATCGAAGAAAATAACCGCCGGATTTTAATCACTCTTCATCCTGCTGCAGTGCTCCGTTTCCCAAATAAGTACCGGGATTTTTTTACCGATGATTTCCGTAAAATCAAATCCCTGATAAGCACTCCTTGA
- a CDS encoding glucose 1-dehydrogenase gives MAKKNQFPAQHQEQKPGREYKMSPAPDFEKEDVHCRRLEGKTAIITGGDSGIGRAVAVRFAQEGANVVIAYLEEDTDAEETRKQVQQEGKQCLLIKGDLTEHSLSETIVKKVLEEFGSIDILVNNAAYQEEQTDFLNITPEQWKKTFETNIYAYYYLTHAALPHMKAGDAIINTTSVTAYRGSSHLVDYSSTKGAIVSFTRSLALNLAPKKIRVNAVAPGQIWTPFIPSTFPAEQVKTFGTDVPLGRAGQPEEVAPAFAFLASDDATYITGQVIHPNGGEIVNA, from the coding sequence ATGGCCAAAAAGAACCAATTTCCGGCCCAGCATCAGGAGCAAAAACCCGGAAGAGAATACAAAATGTCACCCGCTCCGGATTTTGAAAAAGAAGACGTACACTGCCGCCGTCTCGAAGGCAAAACGGCAATTATTACCGGCGGTGACAGCGGAATCGGACGTGCCGTGGCAGTTCGGTTTGCTCAGGAGGGTGCCAATGTCGTAATCGCATATCTTGAAGAGGATACCGATGCCGAAGAAACCCGGAAACAAGTACAGCAGGAAGGAAAACAATGTCTTCTGATAAAAGGAGACTTGACAGAACACTCGCTTAGCGAAACGATTGTGAAAAAAGTTTTGGAGGAATTCGGAAGTATTGATATTTTGGTAAATAACGCCGCATATCAGGAAGAGCAAACCGATTTTTTGAATATCACTCCGGAACAGTGGAAGAAAACGTTTGAAACAAATATATATGCCTATTACTATCTCACACATGCCGCACTGCCTCACATGAAAGCCGGTGATGCCATCATCAATACTACTTCGGTCACAGCCTATCGCGGCAGTTCACATTTGGTAGATTATTCCTCAACAAAAGGGGCAATCGTTTCCTTTACCCGATCTCTTGCTCTCAATCTTGCTCCGAAAAAAATACGCGTAAATGCCGTAGCCCCCGGGCAGATTTGGACCCCGTTTATCCCTTCCACGTTCCCCGCAGAGCAGGTAAAAACGTTTGGGACTGACGTCCCGCTCGGACGTGCCGGACAACCTGAAGAAGTAGCTCCCGCATTTGCGTTCCTTGCTTCAGACGATGCCACCTATATCACCGGACAGGTCATACACCCCAACGGCGGTGAGATCGTGAATGCATAA
- a CDS encoding response regulator transcription factor codes for MSMIYSILIIEDDEGIRTYLKELLLDNGFNVLTAEDGITGLKIIKKSVPDLVLLDLGLPDMSGESICQQIRKEFDDLRVIILTAKDTPHDIIQGLNLGADDYLTKPFVADILLARIHARLRRKSGDDSKLKIGDLELDTKTLEVRRGEKKIPLTPQELKLLQYMMQNKGRILTRDMILNRLWLSAVDIETRIVDVYIGYLRKKIDKGFDQKLIHSVRGFGYMIKEPSVEESE; via the coding sequence ATGTCAATGATCTACTCAATACTGATTATCGAAGATGATGAAGGGATTCGCACATATCTCAAAGAGCTCCTTCTTGATAACGGATTCAATGTACTAACTGCTGAAGACGGAATTACCGGACTGAAAATTATTAAAAAATCAGTGCCGGACCTGGTACTTTTGGACCTCGGACTGCCTGATATGAGCGGAGAAAGCATCTGTCAGCAAATTAGAAAAGAGTTTGACGATCTTCGTGTCATCATTTTGACTGCAAAAGACACACCGCACGACATCATTCAGGGCTTGAATTTAGGTGCTGATGATTACCTCACCAAACCGTTTGTTGCGGATATCCTTCTTGCCCGAATTCATGCACGGCTCCGAAGAAAAAGCGGAGATGACTCGAAATTGAAAATAGGGGATCTTGAACTGGACACCAAAACTCTTGAAGTACGACGGGGAGAGAAAAAGATTCCTCTTACCCCTCAGGAACTCAAACTGCTGCAGTACATGATGCAGAACAAAGGCAGAATTCTCACAAGAGATATGATTCTGAACCGTCTCTGGCTTTCTGCGGTAGATATCGAAACCCGTATCGTAGATGTCTATATCGGATATCTCAGGAAAAAAATAGATAAAGGATTCGACCAGAAACTTATTCACTCAGTCCGCGGTTTCGGATACATGATAAAGGAACCGAGTGTTGAGGAATCAGAATAA
- a CDS encoding GlsB/YeaQ/YmgE family stress response membrane protein: MELMLWILLGITAGWLASIILGTHATQGLVTDIILGTVGAVVGGLLLNLIGQPGIIGFNIYSISVATLGAIVLIWFGRMINSPAK, encoded by the coding sequence ATGGAACTCATGTTATGGATACTCTTAGGAATAACCGCTGGATGGCTTGCATCAATCATTCTGGGCACGCACGCCACACAAGGTCTGGTAACCGATATTATTTTAGGGACAGTGGGTGCCGTCGTCGGAGGTTTACTGCTCAATCTGATCGGTCAACCGGGAATTATCGGTTTTAATATTTACAGTATTTCCGTGGCAACGCTCGGAGCTATCGTACTGATCTGGTTTGGAAGAATGATAAATTCACCGGCAAAATAA
- a CDS encoding VIT1/CCC1 transporter family protein: MEYTNRDLQKHLQEEHKMSPFSQYLKEIVYGGVDGIVTTFAVVAGFAGANAGMHVGGLGAMTVLLFGLANLFADASSMALGNFLSIRSEQDRYSQEEAKERYEVENNPRMEMAESVEILKQQGFSEPDAVQLVEIYATNPQYWVNFMMKYELEMEDLRQENPFFTGLATFMSFTFFGAIPLLPYIINPNYPYAFLLAIIATGIALLLLGILKLQVTKLNPIRSIGEIVLIGSVSAVIAYLVGTFFRV; the protein is encoded by the coding sequence ATGGAATACACGAACAGAGATCTGCAAAAACATCTTCAGGAAGAACATAAAATGTCCCCTTTTTCTCAATATCTCAAAGAAATTGTCTATGGAGGTGTCGACGGCATTGTCACGACTTTTGCTGTTGTGGCCGGATTTGCCGGAGCAAATGCGGGTATGCATGTCGGCGGATTGGGCGCTATGACGGTGCTTCTTTTCGGGCTGGCGAATCTGTTTGCAGATGCTTCATCTATGGCCTTGGGGAACTTCCTTTCGATACGGTCTGAGCAGGATAGGTATTCACAGGAAGAAGCGAAAGAACGATACGAAGTTGAGAACAATCCCCGTATGGAAATGGCTGAGTCTGTTGAGATACTGAAACAGCAGGGCTTCAGTGAACCTGATGCGGTACAGCTTGTGGAGATCTATGCCACCAATCCTCAGTATTGGGTGAATTTTATGATGAAATATGAGCTTGAGATGGAGGACTTACGTCAGGAAAATCCCTTTTTTACCGGGCTGGCTACATTTATGTCGTTTACGTTTTTCGGAGCTATTCCGCTTTTGCCGTACATCATTAATCCCAACTATCCCTATGCATTTTTACTTGCAATCATAGCAACGGGCATTGCACTTCTTCTTCTCGGCATTCTCAAACTGCAGGTTACCAAGCTGAATCCCATCCGCTCTATTGGAGAGATTGTGCTCATAGGGAGTGTTTCGGCTGTGATCGCATATTTGGTAGGTACGTTCTTCAGAGTATAA